One window of Miscanthus floridulus cultivar M001 unplaced genomic scaffold, ASM1932011v1 os_1630, whole genome shotgun sequence genomic DNA carries:
- the LOC136534185 gene encoding pectinesterase inhibitor 12-like, translating to MVDTTVDATCKSTAAGDSRINLQLCMSQLGHHRESPDADTWGLAKVASLVGVNSVDLAADDIKTLEASHRRRRLPSAPSSTLASASPSPAHRTRLTSESTPPVSRGSPKADASAQDEINKREYAAVVDMVY from the coding sequence ATGGTGGACACAACGGTGGATGCCACCTGCAAGTCCACGGCCGCAGGCGATAGCCGCATCAACTTGCAGCTGTGCATGTCGCAGCTGGGTCACCACCGCGAGAGCCCCGACGCCGATACCTGGGGCTTGGCCAAGGTGGCCTCCCTCGTCGGTGTCAACAGCGTCGACCTCGCAGCCGACGACATCAAGACCCTGGAGGCCAGCCATCGTCGTCGGCGCTTGCCCAGTGCGCCAAGCTCTACGCTGGCGTCGGCCTCGCCGTCGCCAGCGCACAGGACGAGATTAACAAGCGAGAGTACGCCGCCGGTAAGCAGAGGCTCACCGAAGGCCGACGCCAGCGCGCAGGACGAGATTAACAAGCGAGAGTACGCCGCTG